The candidate division WOR-3 bacterium DNA segment CACAGAATTTTTTATATACTTTGTTGTTATCATACTGAAATTTAAATACATCTAAAAAAATTTCCTCGTCAAAATCCATGTTATTTAAAGATTTTAAAATTTTTTCTTTTATAGAGAAGACTTTCATAATTAATTATAATATATATTGTGAAAGCAGGAATTATTGGATTTGGAAAAGTGGGAAGTTCCCTCTATGACCTTTTGAGGGAAAAATCTTTTAAGGTAAATATATTTTCAGTAACAAAGGGAAAAGGAAATTTAAAAGATTTAGTTATAAATTCAGATTTAATTTTCATAACTGTTAAGGACGATCTTATTCCTTTAAGGGTTAAAGAAATAAGTAAAATAAAAGGGATTAAAGGAAAACACTTTATTCATCTTTCAGGTGCAACACCTTTATCAATTCTTGAGCCTTTAAAGAAAAAGGGAAATTTTATAGGTAAACTTCATCCAATCCAAACTTTTCCTGAAAGAAGTAAAGAAAGTTTTAAAAATATATACGCAACTTTTTCAGGAAATGAAGAAACTTATAAAATCTTAAAAAAAATTTTCTCAAGGGATTTCAAAATAATAAAAATGGAGGATAAAGAGCAGATTTTGATTCACATTGCCTGTGTTTTTGCCTCAAATTTTTCTGTATATTCAATTTTAAAGGCAGAGGAAATCCTTGAAAGTTTAAAATTGAAAAGAGAAATTTTAAAACCAATAATAAATGCATCCTTTAAAAATGTCCTTTCAAAAGGAGCAAAAAACTCTTTAACAGGTCCTGCAAGAAGAAAGGATTTAAAAACAATAAAACTTCACAGGAAAATATTAAAAAATTTTAAAAAAGATTTATACAAGATTTATAATTATTTAACAGAGAAAATTTTAAATGAAAGAAACTTATAAAAATTTCCTTTTAAATCACCCCTTACTTAAAGGTATAGGTGAAAAGGGGATAGATAGTATTTCTTCAATTGCGTCTTTTATATATCTTAAAAAGGGCGAAATACTTTTCAAGGAAGGTTCAGAAGGAGAGGATTTATATATAATTGTTGAAGGTGAAGCTGAAATTTTAAAGGGAAAAGAACTTGTGAAAATTGCAGAGTTAAAGGAAGGAGCAATAATAGGTGAGCTTTCTTTTCTTTTAAAGAGTGGAAGAACAGCAACTTTAAGAGCAAGTAAGGATTCAATTTTTTTTAGAATTGATGGGAAACTTCTTGAGGAAAAAATTTTAAAAGGAGAAAAACCTTACATTGAGATTTTATTTTCAATATCAAGAATTATAGCAGAAAGGTTAAGCAACATGAATCTTATTGTATCTGAATATTTAAAAAAAGATAAAATAGAAAAAGATGAACTTAATCAGTTAAAAGAAAATTTAAAAGAGGGTTTTATTTTTTAACTATGAATTTATCACCAGATGTTATTATTTTGAAATCGCCAGCTTTCCTTGAAATGATACTTGCCTCAGCAGAATCTTATCACTATGAATGTTATGGTCTTATACTTGGTTATTTTAATAATAGGGAAATAATTGTTGAGGATGCGCAGGTTTTACAGATTGTAAAAAAGTCTCCTTACAGTGTTGCGCCTATAGCAAAGAGGGAAAAAAGAATAATTCAATTAATTAATTCCTTAAAAATTGAAAATCTTAAAGTTATAGGAGATTTTCATTCCCATCCAATGGTTGGAGGAATAAAGGGAAAATCTTCTCCTTCAGGTGATGATATTCTGGATATGGAAGTAGGTAAAGTATACATTATAGTTTCAGTTAATGAAAGTAAAAGAGAAAGAGCCTGGTCTTATAGTATAAAAAGAAAAATTTTAAGGGGTTCAATTTTCAATTTTAGCTTTGAAATTTCCGGTTATTATTGTCATAAAAATTTGAGTTATAAAAAACTACATATAAACTGTCCTTTTCTTATGGCAATTAATACTTAAAATGATTTTGTTTAAAATTCTTATAGCCTTTTCAAGTATTTCTGGAAGGGTGATAGATAAAAAAACAAGTGAATCTCTTCCTTTTGTTTTTGTTTATATAAAGGATTTAAATAAAGGAACACTTACAGATGAAAGGGGTTTTTATGTTATTTCAAAATTAAAAGAAGGAAAATATCTTTTATGTTTTAAAATTGTTGGTTATGAGGAAAAATGTTTAGAAGTGGAATTGAGGGAAGGAGAGAATAAAATTTTAAATGTTGAGCTAAATCAGATTGAAATAGAAATTGAAAAAATTATCATTTATTCAAGAAAAAAGGAATTTGAAGAGGAAAGGGCTTCTGCCGTAAAAAGGGAAACAGAAATTTTAAAGAGACTTCCAAAATTTATTGAAGGAGATCTTTTAAGAACAGTTTCCACCTTACCTGGTGTGGTTCAGGTAACAGATTTATCAGGCAGGTTCTCTGTTAGAGGAGGTTCTCCTCAGGAAAATTTAACACTTATTGATGAAATTCCCCTTTATAACCCCTATCATCTCGGTGGAATTTTCTCGGTTTTTGATCTTTCAGCACTTTCAAGGTATGAATTTTACAGGGGAGCTTATGGGGCTCAATTTGGAAATGCTTTATCCTCGCTTTTATATGCTGAAATAAAACCTTATAATTCAGAAAAAATAAATCTTGAATTAGCTTTAAGTTTTTTATCTTTCCGCCTTTTAAATGAAGGAAAACTTTTTAAGGGAAATTACCTTGTTTTTTTGAGAAGAACCTATTTTGATAAATATATTTCTTTGATAAACAGGGATTTTGAATTTCCCTATCATTTTTTTGATATTTTATCTTCCTATCAGATTGAAAAATCACCCTCTTTAAGATTTAAATTCTCCTACATTACAAGTAGAGATTTATTTTATCAGAAAAAAGATGAAATCCTTTTAAAATGGGGAAATGATGGTTTTTCCTTTAGAACTTTTTATATACATAGAAAAAACTTTCATGAAATAAATTTATTTTTCTCTTCTTTTTTCAGTTATTTTAAAATAGGAGAGTTTATTTCCCTCTGGAATCCTGTTTCCATAGCTGGTTTAAAATGGAAGGGAGAGTTTAAGGGAAGTTTTGATAAAACTTTTGGTTTTGAATATGAGAATCTAAATGGAAAATTTCAGAATGATATTTTTGGTATTAAACAACTTGATAAAGGAAATCCTCACATCCTTTCTTTCTTTTCTGAATTAAATTTCAAAGTAAATAATTTAAGAATTAATCCGGGTTTAAGGACAAATTATTTTTATTTAAGAATCAAGGAAACACCTGAGAGAAATGCTAAAAGTTTTAGAATTGAACCAAGGATTAATTTAAAATATTTTCTGAGAGAAAATCTTGCAATTAAATTTGCTTTTGGAGTTTTCAATCAGTATCTTATGGCTATCAATTTTTCAGAAGTTTTTGATCCCTTTTATTACTGGGTAACAATTTTTGATGGTTATAGGCCAATGAATTCAAAACATTATATAACAGGAATTTCCTATTTGCCAGATTGGGGTAAAATTGATTTTGAAATCTTTTACAAGAAGTATGATTACATTCTTGACTATGAAATAAAAAACTATGACCCATTAAATCCTGATAAAACCTTGTTTTTAAAAGGGCAAGGAGAAAGTTACGGTTTTGATTCTTTTATTGAAAAGACCTTTGGAAAATTAAATTTTAATTTAAGTTTGACAGTATTAAAGTCTCACGGAAAATTTGAAAAGGAAAACAAATATCATTCAATGAGGTGGGATAAAACCTTCAATTTTTCTTTAAGTTTATTTTATAAGTTAATATTCAATTTAGATCTGGGGTTAAATTTTTTATATACAACTGGTTCACCCTTCACAGATGTTATTAAAAGGTATAGATTCTTTTATAATCCATATCCAGATAGATATCCAAAGGTTATATGGGATGAAATTGAATCCTATCCTTATAGTGTAAGGTTTCCACCT contains these protein-coding regions:
- a CDS encoding cyclic nucleotide-binding domain-containing protein — translated: MKETYKNFLLNHPLLKGIGEKGIDSISSIASFIYLKKGEILFKEGSEGEDLYIIVEGEAEILKGKELVKIAELKEGAIIGELSFLLKSGRTATLRASKDSIFFRIDGKLLEEKILKGEKPYIEILFSISRIIAERLSNMNLIVSEYLKKDKIEKDELNQLKENLKEGFIF
- a CDS encoding Mov34/MPN/PAD-1 family protein encodes the protein MNLSPDVIILKSPAFLEMILASAESYHYECYGLILGYFNNREIIVEDAQVLQIVKKSPYSVAPIAKREKRIIQLINSLKIENLKVIGDFHSHPMVGGIKGKSSPSGDDILDMEVGKVYIIVSVNESKRERAWSYSIKRKILRGSIFNFSFEISGYYCHKNLSYKKLHINCPFLMAINT
- a CDS encoding carboxypeptidase-like regulatory domain-containing protein — its product is MILFKILIAFSSISGRVIDKKTSESLPFVFVYIKDLNKGTLTDERGFYVISKLKEGKYLLCFKIVGYEEKCLEVELREGENKILNVELNQIEIEIEKIIIYSRKKEFEEERASAVKRETEILKRLPKFIEGDLLRTVSTLPGVVQVTDLSGRFSVRGGSPQENLTLIDEIPLYNPYHLGGIFSVFDLSALSRYEFYRGAYGAQFGNALSSLLYAEIKPYNSEKINLELALSFLSFRLLNEGKLFKGNYLVFLRRTYFDKYISLINRDFEFPYHFFDILSSYQIEKSPSLRFKFSYITSRDLFYQKKDEILLKWGNDGFSFRTFYIHRKNFHEINLFFSSFFSYFKIGEFISLWNPVSIAGLKWKGEFKGSFDKTFGFEYENLNGKFQNDIFGIKQLDKGNPHILSFFSELNFKVNNLRINPGLRTNYFYLRIKETPERNAKSFRIEPRINLKYFLRENLAIKFAFGVFNQYLMAINFSEVFDPFYYWVTIFDGYRPMNSKHYITGISYLPDWGKIDFEIFYKKYDYILDYEIKNYDPLNPDKTLFLKGQGESYGFDSFIEKTFGKLNFNLSLTVLKSHGKFEKENKYHSMRWDKTFNFSLSLFYKLIFNLDLGLNFLYTTGSPFTDVIKRYRFFYNPYPDRYPKVIWDEIESYPYSVRFPPYHRLDISLSRDFKIKKIKGFYSLSIINVYNRKNVFLYYYDYDKEPPVKRELYQIPFVPSFEIKIIF
- a CDS encoding Rossmann-like and DUF2520 domain-containing protein — translated: MKAGIIGFGKVGSSLYDLLREKSFKVNIFSVTKGKGNLKDLVINSDLIFITVKDDLIPLRVKEISKIKGIKGKHFIHLSGATPLSILEPLKKKGNFIGKLHPIQTFPERSKESFKNIYATFSGNEETYKILKKIFSRDFKIIKMEDKEQILIHIACVFASNFSVYSILKAEEILESLKLKREILKPIINASFKNVLSKGAKNSLTGPARRKDLKTIKLHRKILKNFKKDLYKIYNYLTEKILNERNL